The following are encoded together in the Azospirillum lipoferum 4B genome:
- a CDS encoding acetate/propionate family kinase — protein MSNAILVINAGSSSLKFSVFRDHGGGDPVVTINGQISGIGTQPVFDAKDAQRRPLAEKSWGAGEASDRTALLSYLLSWIEERLEGATLIAAGHRVVHGGVRHAAPVLLTSALLDELDGLVPLAPLHQPHNLAAIRALAEAHPELPQVTCFDTAFHRNQPWQAQTFAIPRELTEEGVRRYGFHGLSYEYIARRLPEIAPELGDSRVVVAHLGSGASMCAIHGGRSVDSTMGFTALDGLPMGTRCGTIDPGVLIYLMRKGMDASAIEKMLYNKSGLLGVSGISNDMRALLESSDPHAQEAVELFCFRIAKETGALAASMGGVDAVVFTAGIGERSAPVRARVGDKLAWMGVEIDAAANEANAAKISTPGSRLPVYVIPTDEERMIALHTRKVLTGR, from the coding sequence ATGTCCAACGCGATCCTCGTCATCAATGCCGGCTCCTCCAGCCTGAAATTCTCGGTGTTCCGGGATCATGGCGGCGGGGATCCGGTGGTCACCATCAACGGCCAGATCTCGGGCATCGGCACCCAGCCGGTGTTCGATGCCAAGGACGCCCAGCGCCGCCCGCTTGCCGAGAAGAGCTGGGGGGCGGGGGAGGCCAGCGACCGCACGGCGCTGCTGTCCTACCTGCTGAGCTGGATCGAGGAACGGCTGGAGGGGGCGACGCTGATCGCCGCCGGCCACCGGGTGGTCCATGGCGGCGTCCGCCACGCCGCCCCGGTGCTGCTGACCTCCGCCCTGCTGGACGAGCTGGACGGTCTGGTCCCGCTCGCCCCGCTGCACCAGCCGCACAACCTCGCCGCCATCCGCGCGCTGGCCGAGGCGCATCCGGAGCTGCCGCAGGTCACCTGCTTCGACACCGCCTTCCACCGCAACCAGCCCTGGCAGGCGCAGACCTTCGCCATCCCGCGGGAACTGACGGAGGAGGGCGTGCGCCGCTACGGCTTCCACGGCCTGTCCTACGAGTACATCGCCCGCCGCCTGCCGGAAATCGCGCCGGAGCTGGGCGACTCGCGGGTGGTGGTCGCCCATCTCGGCAGCGGCGCCAGCATGTGCGCCATCCATGGCGGGCGCAGCGTCGACAGCACCATGGGCTTCACCGCCCTGGATGGTCTGCCGATGGGCACCCGCTGCGGCACCATCGATCCCGGCGTGCTGATCTACCTGATGCGCAAGGGCATGGACGCCAGCGCCATCGAGAAGATGCTGTACAACAAGTCCGGCCTGCTCGGCGTGTCGGGCATCTCCAACGACATGCGTGCCCTGCTGGAGAGCAGCGACCCGCATGCGCAGGAGGCGGTGGAGCTGTTCTGCTTCCGCATCGCCAAGGAAACCGGCGCGCTGGCCGCCTCGATGGGCGGGGTGGACGCCGTGGTGTTCACCGCCGGCATCGGCGAACGCTCCGCCCCGGTGCGGGCGCGGGTCGGCGACAAGCTGGCCTGGATGGGGGTGGAGATCGACGCGGCGGCCAACGAGGCCAACGCGGCGAAGATCTCCACGCCGGGAAGCCGCCTGCCGGTCTACGTCATCCCGACCGACGAGGAACGGATGATCGCGCTTCACACCCGCAAGGTGCTGACGGGGCGGTGA
- a CDS encoding LysR substrate-binding domain-containing protein: MVEAAIQGAGVALAPVSMFRRPLALGLIEQPFAVTVCKGAYWLTSLKSRPETPTMRAFRDWLFAMVAEDSTVGAVRTG, from the coding sequence ATGGTGGAGGCGGCGATCCAGGGGGCCGGGGTGGCGCTGGCCCCGGTGTCGATGTTCCGCCGGCCGTTGGCGCTCGGCCTGATCGAGCAGCCCTTCGCCGTCACCGTGTGCAAGGGCGCCTACTGGCTGACCTCGCTGAAGTCGCGACCGGAGACGCCGACCATGCGTGCCTTCCGCGACTGGCTGTTCGCCATGGTCGCGGAAGACAGCACCGTCGGAGCGGTCAGGACAGGGTGA